One genomic window of Sphingopyxis sp. OPL5 includes the following:
- a CDS encoding FkbM family methyltransferase: protein MSGFSPARLVRYAMAHPIGERQRLRTLARIARWQLSARLLGGPRVHSWVGGSRLVVERGMTGATGNVYFGLHEFADMGFVLHMLRADDLFVDIGANIGSFTILAAKVAGARVIAFEPDTNTVATLARNIDANGVGGQVEVHTSALGDREQELWFTSGMDTINHVADADTPGAVRVHGTTLDTVLAGRVPLLIKIDVEGHEPAVIAGAPKTLASPQLQAVEVETVTQDIADLLAGHGFVQRHYDPFTRRLSSTPVHAANNSLYVRDEALVAQRLQSAPPVDVYGIAV, encoded by the coding sequence ATGAGCGGTTTTTCGCCGGCGCGGCTTGTCCGCTATGCGATGGCACACCCGATCGGCGAGCGGCAGCGGCTGCGCACCCTTGCGCGGATCGCGCGATGGCAGCTCAGTGCCCGGCTGCTCGGCGGACCGCGCGTCCATTCGTGGGTCGGCGGTAGCCGGCTCGTCGTCGAACGCGGGATGACCGGCGCGACCGGCAACGTCTATTTCGGGCTGCACGAGTTCGCCGACATGGGCTTCGTGCTCCATATGTTGCGTGCCGACGACCTGTTCGTCGATATCGGCGCCAATATCGGCAGCTTCACGATCCTCGCCGCCAAGGTTGCGGGCGCCCGCGTGATCGCGTTCGAACCCGACACCAACACGGTCGCGACGCTGGCGCGCAACATCGACGCCAATGGCGTCGGCGGCCAGGTCGAAGTGCACACGAGCGCGCTCGGCGACCGCGAACAGGAGCTATGGTTCACCAGCGGCATGGACACGATCAACCATGTCGCCGACGCCGATACCCCGGGCGCGGTGCGCGTCCATGGCACGACGCTCGACACGGTGCTGGCGGGCCGCGTGCCCCTGCTCATCAAGATCGACGTCGAGGGCCATGAACCCGCTGTCATCGCGGGCGCGCCGAAGACCCTGGCTTCACCGCAGTTGCAGGCGGTCGAGGTCGAAACGGTGACACAGGACATCGCCGACCTGCTGGCGGGCCATGGCTTCGTGCAGCGCCACTATGACCCGTTCACCCGGCGGCTTTCGTCGACCCCGGTTCACGCCGCGAACAACAGCCTCTATGTCCGCGACGAGGCGCTTGTGGCGCAGCGGCTGCAAAGCGCGCCGCCGGTCGATGTCTACGGAATCGCCGTCTAG
- a CDS encoding glycosyltransferase yields the protein MKILYIQYANPGGFPAAMRAGRLWRRDGHEVRYLGVGFGESDPLAVADDLSDACDWVYFGRLTPLRFAAKAAALVRRWKPDWLYIADATAALLCAPVRAFHRGGIVYHEHDSPVEGASARLRAEWAGRKAMARRADAVVLPNADRAALLARDAGLPAGRAPIVAWNTPCRDEVGPPRAIAAEGPVRVVYAGSINIHRVPFALVDALAAVPNIELTVIGYETVSSRGHCDRLRAHAETRGCADRLLFRGAMPYHELLGALQGYDVTFAALPLDAFEVNLRYMAGASNKTFDAIGQGQALVVGPGADWHAMFVEPGYAVACDPADAASIAEAFRKLGGDRDAVRAMGEAARQRMIAEWAYEEQFAPVLRIMTRTRGGAS from the coding sequence ATGAAAATCCTATATATCCAATATGCCAACCCCGGCGGTTTTCCTGCGGCGATGCGCGCCGGGCGGCTGTGGCGCCGCGACGGGCACGAGGTCCGCTATCTCGGCGTCGGGTTCGGCGAGAGCGACCCGCTTGCGGTCGCCGACGATCTTTCGGATGCCTGTGACTGGGTGTATTTCGGGCGCCTGACCCCGCTGCGTTTCGCCGCAAAGGCAGCCGCTCTGGTGCGGCGCTGGAAGCCCGACTGGCTCTATATCGCCGACGCGACCGCGGCGCTGCTCTGCGCACCGGTCCGTGCGTTTCATCGCGGCGGCATCGTTTATCACGAGCATGACTCGCCGGTCGAAGGCGCGTCGGCGCGGCTGCGGGCAGAGTGGGCCGGGCGCAAGGCGATGGCGCGCCGCGCCGACGCCGTCGTGCTGCCCAACGCCGACCGAGCGGCACTGCTGGCGCGCGACGCCGGGCTGCCCGCGGGACGCGCGCCGATCGTCGCCTGGAACACTCCCTGCCGCGACGAGGTCGGGCCGCCGCGCGCCATCGCCGCCGAAGGCCCGGTACGTGTCGTCTATGCCGGGTCGATCAATATCCACCGCGTCCCCTTCGCGCTGGTCGACGCGCTGGCCGCGGTGCCGAACATCGAACTGACGGTGATCGGATATGAGACCGTGTCGTCGCGCGGCCATTGCGACCGCCTCCGCGCCCATGCCGAAACGCGGGGCTGTGCGGATCGGCTGCTGTTCCGCGGCGCGATGCCCTATCACGAACTGCTCGGCGCATTGCAGGGCTATGACGTCACCTTTGCGGCGCTGCCGCTCGATGCCTTCGAAGTCAATTTGCGCTACATGGCCGGGGCCTCGAACAAGACCTTCGACGCGATCGGCCAGGGACAGGCGCTCGTCGTCGGGCCGGGCGCCGACTGGCACGCGATGTTCGTCGAGCCGGGTTATGCGGTTGCCTGCGACCCCGCCGACGCGGCATCGATCGCCGAGGCGTTCCGGAAGCTTGGCGGCGACCGCGACGCGGTGCGCGCGATGGGCGAAGCCGCACGCCAGCGGATGATCGCCGAATGGGCCTATGAAGAGCAATTCGCGCCGGTGCTGCGGATCATGACGCGGACCCGCGGGGGCGCATCGTGA
- a CDS encoding glycosyltransferase gives MKILTPVSGNPWAVPDCYYRGLVHAGADVAAYDIGEAPASLAGRILLRLRRLAGSVAAKTLERAVAAEKPDVLIVFKGFDYPPALLRKIAARGVQLVNYNPDHPFRFFLSGAGNANVRDSIPAYRLYFTYSGPIGREMREAYPDLPVAVLPFGHAVDDALHDELASEPEVLRGCFNANPDEDRAAAVRLLIENGVAMDLFGWGWEKFLTPGPMLGIYPVERGTDMLRILRRYRFQLNMFRPHNEGSHNLRSFEVPAVGGILLAPDSPEHRDFFVADRDAFYFATPAEMLAKAQRLLAMPAAEADEVRASARRRTVEIESHFDDRARAMLAEIRRVITA, from the coding sequence GTGAAGATCTTGACGCCGGTCAGCGGCAATCCCTGGGCAGTGCCCGATTGCTATTATCGCGGGCTGGTCCATGCCGGGGCCGATGTCGCTGCTTATGACATCGGCGAAGCGCCCGCCTCGCTGGCCGGGCGCATCCTGCTGCGCCTGCGACGGCTGGCAGGATCGGTAGCGGCGAAGACGCTCGAGCGTGCGGTCGCCGCCGAAAAACCCGACGTGCTGATCGTCTTCAAGGGCTTCGACTATCCCCCCGCCCTGCTCCGCAAAATCGCGGCGCGCGGTGTCCAGCTGGTCAACTACAACCCCGATCACCCCTTTCGCTTTTTCCTGTCGGGCGCGGGCAACGCGAATGTCCGCGACAGCATTCCGGCCTATCGGCTCTATTTCACCTATAGCGGCCCGATCGGGCGCGAAATGCGCGAGGCCTATCCGGACCTGCCGGTCGCCGTGCTGCCCTTCGGCCATGCGGTCGACGATGCGCTGCACGACGAACTCGCGAGCGAGCCCGAGGTGCTGCGCGGCTGTTTCAACGCCAATCCCGACGAGGATCGCGCGGCGGCGGTCCGGCTGCTCATCGAAAATGGCGTCGCGATGGACCTGTTCGGCTGGGGGTGGGAGAAGTTCCTGACCCCGGGGCCGATGCTCGGCATCTATCCGGTCGAGCGCGGCACCGACATGCTGCGCATCCTGCGGCGCTACCGGTTCCAGCTCAACATGTTCCGGCCGCACAACGAAGGCTCGCATAATCTGCGCAGCTTCGAAGTGCCGGCGGTCGGCGGCATATTGCTGGCGCCCGACAGCCCCGAGCATCGCGACTTCTTTGTGGCCGACCGCGACGCCTTTTATTTCGCCACCCCCGCCGAAATGCTGGCGAAGGCCCAGCGGCTGCTGGCGATGCCCGCCGCCGAGGCCGATGAAGTTCGGGCTTCGGCGCGGCGGCGGACGGTCGAAATCGAATCCCATTTCGACGACCGCGCGCGCGCGATGCTGGCCGAAATTCGCCGGGTGATCACGGCATGA
- a CDS encoding glycosyltransferase family 4 protein: MKVLLLLNEDYQAASGIAQYNRNVADALRGIDDAEMRIVCRGRMGSAAADKAVFGVQALFHCLVWRPDLIFVGHINLVPLVIGIARRFGIPVVLPAHGIEVWDKPGPSRLRATEQVTEIWPVSRTTQDRMRDWMPGVPMHIVHNCVELSDFTPGPRPDYLVDRYGLAGKKVVMTLARLPGWDRHKGVDEMIQAMADLKERQPDLRYLVAGEGPDKQRLIDLAAGLGVADTVIFAGFIDRAEKLDHYRLADAFAMPSRGEGFGIVFLESLACGVPVMGSTLDGGRDALLDGELGLLVDPGDRAAVAAGVEAVLTAKAPPRAALDVYSFGAFAKSIEQAMRALIAGTRLGRP; the protein is encoded by the coding sequence ATGAAGGTGCTGCTGCTCCTCAACGAAGATTATCAGGCGGCGAGCGGCATCGCGCAATATAATCGCAACGTCGCCGACGCGCTGCGCGGGATCGACGACGCCGAAATGCGGATCGTCTGCCGCGGGCGCATGGGCAGCGCCGCCGCCGACAAGGCGGTGTTCGGCGTGCAGGCGCTGTTCCACTGCCTCGTCTGGCGCCCCGACCTGATCTTTGTCGGCCATATCAACCTCGTCCCGCTGGTCATCGGGATCGCGCGGCGTTTCGGCATCCCGGTCGTCCTCCCTGCGCATGGCATCGAAGTGTGGGACAAGCCGGGTCCCTCGCGGCTGCGCGCCACCGAACAGGTGACCGAAATCTGGCCGGTGAGCCGGACGACGCAGGACCGCATGCGCGACTGGATGCCGGGTGTGCCGATGCACATCGTCCACAATTGCGTCGAGCTGTCGGACTTCACCCCCGGCCCCCGGCCTGACTATCTGGTCGATCGTTACGGGCTGGCGGGCAAGAAAGTGGTGATGACGCTGGCGCGCCTGCCCGGATGGGACCGGCACAAGGGCGTCGACGAGATGATCCAGGCGATGGCCGACCTCAAGGAGCGCCAGCCCGACCTGCGCTATCTCGTCGCCGGCGAGGGCCCCGACAAACAGCGGCTGATCGATCTCGCCGCTGGACTGGGGGTCGCCGACACGGTGATCTTCGCCGGTTTCATCGACCGCGCCGAAAAGCTCGATCATTACCGGCTCGCCGATGCCTTCGCGATGCCCAGCCGCGGCGAGGGTTTCGGCATCGTCTTTCTCGAATCGCTGGCGTGCGGGGTGCCGGTGATGGGCAGCACGCTCGACGGCGGGCGCGACGCGCTGCTCGACGGCGAATTGGGTCTGCTGGTCGATCCGGGCGATCGCGCTGCGGTCGCGGCGGGGGTCGAGGCGGTGCTGACGGCGAAGGCGCCGCCGCGTGCGGCGCTTGACGTCTACAGCTTCGGCGCCTTTGCAAAGAGCATCGAGCAAGCGATGCGCGCGCTGATCGCCGGCACCCGCCTCGGACGACCCTAG
- a CDS encoding acyltransferase family protein — METATPPPRALWVDRAKGYGIILVVVGHIATVDRLVHDIFLFHMPLFFFLSGLTFRSFSGVAATLGKARALLLPYVAFALLILFCLILANAAVGSGLPVPGPLHFLFGGTFLTGAFGTFWFPTALLATLLLLNLLLRLPLWAQGVVLAATATASFLLGGLTPFNPYGLLTVGMALPFAAAGHHVGLDRVAKADWKAVAGLALCAAAFFLLAPYGGKVDFKYLDYGVFPVATLAAAAAIAAICFVSAVPVPGVAAIGRASLTIMYTHLLVLTLLKPALEWPIIVVVAVAVGVALHRLFALSSPTRRLLLGMRA; from the coding sequence ATGGAGACGGCAACGCCGCCACCGCGCGCCTTATGGGTCGACCGCGCCAAGGGCTATGGCATCATCCTGGTCGTCGTCGGCCATATCGCGACCGTCGACCGGCTGGTCCACGACATATTCCTGTTTCACATGCCGCTGTTCTTCTTCCTGTCGGGTCTCACCTTCCGGTCCTTCAGCGGCGTCGCCGCGACGCTCGGCAAGGCGCGGGCGCTGCTGCTTCCCTATGTCGCCTTCGCCCTGCTCATCCTGTTTTGCCTGATCCTCGCCAATGCAGCGGTGGGAAGCGGGCTTCCCGTACCCGGCCCGCTTCACTTCCTGTTCGGCGGCACCTTCCTGACCGGTGCGTTCGGGACCTTCTGGTTCCCGACCGCGCTGCTCGCCACCTTGCTTCTGCTGAACCTGCTGCTTCGCCTGCCCTTGTGGGCGCAGGGCGTCGTCCTCGCCGCGACAGCGACCGCTTCCTTCCTGCTCGGCGGTCTCACGCCGTTCAATCCCTATGGCCTGCTGACCGTCGGCATGGCGCTGCCCTTTGCCGCCGCCGGCCATCATGTCGGACTCGATCGGGTCGCAAAAGCCGATTGGAAGGCGGTCGCCGGGCTGGCGCTCTGCGCTGCCGCCTTCTTCCTCCTCGCCCCCTATGGCGGAAAGGTCGATTTCAAATATCTGGATTATGGCGTCTTTCCGGTCGCAACCCTCGCCGCTGCCGCCGCGATCGCCGCGATCTGCTTTGTTTCCGCCGTCCCCGTCCCCGGTGTGGCCGCGATCGGGCGCGCGTCGTTGACGATCATGTACACCCATCTTCTGGTGCTGACGCTGCTCAAACCCGCCTTGGAATGGCCGATTATCGTGGTCGTGGCGGTTGCTGTCGGGGTCGCGCTGCATCGGCTGTTCGCGCTGTCTTCGCCGACGCGGCGGCTGTTGCTCGGCATGCGCGCCTGA
- a CDS encoding glycosyltransferase, with product MTRILLTNPSFRLEHGGPAYSVGRLAGALAALGHDVTVWAADGSADRVATMDPSGSVTIAAAELDMVLTAQRWDVVHDNGLWLPHGARIAGHCRTHAIPRLLSVRGMMQPWAWNHRRWKKRLAWALYQKRGVEQATRLHATADDEVARIRERYPARRPLLIANGIDIPDQPSRAPKADGAVRTALFLGRIHPVKGLTMLVDAWAAVRPAGWRLQLVGPDEDGFRAQLEAQIAAAGLSDTISLAGPASGAAKTAFYDEASLFLLPSYTENFGISAAEALAHAIPVITTTGTPWQVLETEGCGWWVAPETAAIAAALADATARPDRDLIAMGATGRSWVADNLHWPAIAKQFADAYADAIANPSLV from the coding sequence ATGACGCGGATCCTGCTGACCAATCCCAGTTTCCGGCTCGAACATGGCGGTCCGGCCTATTCGGTCGGACGGCTGGCGGGGGCACTCGCGGCGCTGGGCCATGACGTCACGGTGTGGGCCGCCGACGGCAGCGCCGACCGTGTCGCGACGATGGACCCCAGCGGCAGCGTGACGATCGCCGCCGCCGAACTGGACATGGTCCTGACCGCGCAGCGCTGGGACGTTGTGCACGACAATGGCCTTTGGCTGCCCCATGGCGCGCGGATCGCCGGCCACTGCCGCACCCACGCGATCCCGCGCCTGCTGAGCGTCAGGGGCATGATGCAGCCCTGGGCGTGGAACCACCGGCGCTGGAAGAAGCGGCTGGCCTGGGCGCTGTACCAGAAGCGCGGGGTCGAACAGGCGACGCGGCTCCACGCCACGGCGGACGACGAGGTCGCGCGCATCCGCGAGCGTTATCCCGCGCGACGCCCGCTGCTGATCGCCAACGGTATCGACATTCCGGACCAGCCGTCGCGCGCGCCGAAGGCCGATGGCGCGGTCCGCACCGCGTTGTTCCTCGGCCGGATCCATCCGGTGAAGGGGTTGACGATGCTGGTCGATGCCTGGGCTGCGGTCAGGCCGGCGGGCTGGCGGCTGCAACTGGTCGGTCCCGACGAGGACGGGTTCCGCGCGCAACTGGAAGCGCAAATCGCCGCCGCAGGCCTTTCGGACACAATTTCGCTTGCAGGCCCCGCGAGTGGTGCCGCGAAAACCGCATTCTATGACGAGGCGTCGCTGTTCCTGCTGCCGAGCTATACCGAGAATTTCGGGATTTCGGCGGCAGAGGCGCTGGCCCACGCCATTCCTGTCATCACGACGACCGGAACGCCCTGGCAGGTTCTGGAAACCGAGGGCTGCGGCTGGTGGGTCGCGCCCGAGACCGCGGCGATCGCAGCCGCCCTCGCCGACGCGACCGCGCGGCCCGACCGCGACCTGATCGCCATGGGTGCGACGGGACGTTCATGGGTTGCCGATAACCTGCACTGGCCCGCCATTGCCAAGCAGTTTGCCGATGCCTATGCGGACGCGATAGCCAACCCTTCGTTGGTTTAA
- a CDS encoding glycosyltransferase family 2 protein, producing MVVPGVRFSIVTVCYNPGETILACLRSVAEQGYPHIEHIVIDGASPDGTAERIAALDWFKGRLVSEPDKGIYDAMNKGAALATGDYLGFLNADDWLGDPDAIARLAAAAAAHPGADAVQGDVVIVDPDKPGRQRYYSGAGNWQRRLRWGQMPPHPGFYMRSDLFREMGGFATDYRIAADYDLMLRFFCTAGRQAVHVPSPIVTMATGGVSNQGLQSRKIINREIGVACKRNGVKTNSLMIWSKYLTKIFQYWPRKAV from the coding sequence TTGGTTGTTCCCGGCGTGCGCTTTTCGATCGTCACCGTCTGCTATAATCCCGGCGAGACGATCCTGGCCTGCCTGCGTTCGGTCGCCGAGCAGGGCTATCCGCATATCGAACATATCGTCATCGACGGCGCCTCGCCCGACGGCACCGCCGAACGCATCGCTGCGCTCGACTGGTTCAAGGGCCGGCTGGTGTCCGAACCCGACAAGGGCATTTACGACGCGATGAACAAGGGCGCCGCGCTTGCGACCGGCGATTATCTGGGCTTCCTGAACGCTGACGACTGGCTCGGTGACCCCGATGCGATCGCTAGGCTCGCTGCCGCTGCCGCCGCACATCCGGGCGCCGATGCGGTGCAGGGCGATGTCGTCATCGTCGATCCCGACAAGCCGGGGCGCCAACGCTATTATTCGGGCGCCGGCAACTGGCAGCGACGCCTGCGCTGGGGCCAGATGCCGCCGCATCCCGGTTTCTACATGCGCAGCGACCTGTTCCGCGAAATGGGCGGCTTTGCCACCGATTACCGGATCGCTGCCGATTACGACCTGATGCTCCGCTTCTTCTGCACCGCGGGGCGCCAGGCGGTGCATGTGCCCTCCCCGATCGTCACCATGGCGACCGGCGGCGTATCGAACCAGGGCTTGCAGAGCCGCAAAATCATCAACCGCGAAATCGGCGTCGCGTGCAAGCGCAACGGGGTGAAGACCAATTCGCTGATGATCTGGTCGAAATATCTCACCAAAATCTTCCAATATTGGCCGCGCAAGGCGGTTTGA
- a CDS encoding NAD-dependent epimerase/dehydratase family protein, translating into MPSGTTLVTGANGFVGAEIVRQLRAQGLAARSAVRTVAGADEVAVGDIGPDTDWSAALAGVDRVIHCAARVHQMDDRATDPLAAFRAVNRDGTAALARQAAAAGATRLVFLSSIKVNGETTRGRAPFTAADAASPQDPYGQSKWEAEQDLHAIAAETGLEVTIVRPPLVYGPTVRANFARMVSWVARGRPLPFGLCNNRRSLVAVANLASLAIAASRHPAAAGATLMASDAESVSVRELLAQIGIAFGRPARLLPVPVALLRLLGSVIGQRAAIDRLCDPLLVDGAPTRALLGWHPPVTMAEELARMAAAERRA; encoded by the coding sequence ATGCCTAGCGGGACGACCCTTGTCACCGGCGCCAACGGCTTCGTCGGGGCCGAGATCGTGCGCCAATTGCGCGCGCAGGGCCTGGCCGCGCGCAGCGCGGTGCGGACGGTGGCCGGCGCCGATGAGGTCGCGGTCGGCGATATCGGCCCCGATACCGACTGGAGCGCTGCGCTCGCCGGGGTCGATCGGGTGATCCACTGCGCGGCGCGTGTCCATCAGATGGACGACCGCGCAACCGATCCGCTCGCTGCCTTCCGCGCCGTCAACCGCGACGGCACCGCCGCCTTGGCGCGGCAGGCCGCGGCCGCGGGGGCGACGCGACTCGTCTTTCTGAGCTCGATCAAGGTCAATGGCGAGACGACGCGCGGCCGCGCGCCTTTCACCGCCGCCGATGCGGCGTCGCCGCAAGACCCTTATGGCCAGTCCAAATGGGAGGCCGAACAGGACCTCCATGCCATCGCCGCCGAAACGGGTCTCGAAGTGACCATCGTCCGCCCGCCGCTCGTCTATGGCCCCACAGTGCGCGCCAATTTCGCGCGCATGGTGTCGTGGGTGGCGCGCGGGCGCCCCCTGCCCTTCGGCCTTTGCAACAACCGGCGCAGTCTGGTCGCGGTGGCCAATCTCGCCTCGCTCGCGATCGCGGCGAGCCGGCATCCGGCCGCGGCGGGCGCGACGCTGATGGCGAGCGACGCCGAAAGCGTCAGCGTGCGAGAGTTGCTGGCACAGATCGGCATCGCCTTCGGCCGCCCCGCGCGATTGTTGCCGGTGCCCGTTGCGCTGCTGCGGCTGCTCGGCAGTGTCATCGGCCAGCGCGCCGCGATCGACCGCCTGTGCGACCCGCTGCTGGTCGATGGCGCTCCGACGCGTGCATTGCTCGGCTGGCACCCGCCGGTGACGATGGCCGAGGAACTGGCGCGCATGGCGGCAGCGGAGCGGCGCGCATGA
- a CDS encoding Gfo/Idh/MocA family protein, with protein sequence MSVANAPITGRRQRYALVGCGRISGHHFAAIKAHADRAEIVDVCDVDPVALARAVECTGARGHASLTDMLAATDADAVIVSSPSGLHPDQVIEVAQSGRHVVSEKPMATRWRDALRMVEVCEEAGVRLFIVKQNRLNATLQLLRRAVTEARFGRIYMIALNVFWTRPQDYYDSAAWRGTWEYDGGALMNQASHYVDLLDWLGGPIESLHAYTATLARNIEVEDSAVMNIRWRSGALGSMNVTMLTYPRNLEGSITILGEKGSVKVGGVALNKIDHWEFDTPHPDDDLVANASYDTGSVYGFGHQLYYDNVIGTLAGECAPTTDGREGLRSMEVLIASYLSARDGKRVSLPLDY encoded by the coding sequence ATGAGTGTTGCAAACGCGCCGATTACCGGCCGCCGTCAGCGCTATGCGCTGGTTGGATGCGGACGTATTTCAGGACATCATTTTGCGGCGATCAAGGCGCACGCCGACCGGGCGGAGATCGTCGATGTATGCGACGTCGACCCGGTCGCGCTCGCCCGGGCGGTCGAATGCACTGGCGCTCGCGGCCATGCGTCGCTGACCGATATGCTCGCGGCCACCGATGCCGACGCGGTGATCGTCTCCTCGCCGAGCGGCCTCCACCCCGATCAGGTGATCGAGGTCGCCCAATCCGGACGCCATGTCGTGTCCGAAAAGCCGATGGCGACCCGCTGGCGCGACGCGCTGCGGATGGTCGAGGTGTGCGAGGAAGCCGGGGTCCGGCTGTTCATCGTCAAGCAGAACCGGCTCAACGCGACGCTCCAGCTGCTCCGCCGCGCGGTCACCGAAGCGCGCTTCGGGCGCATCTACATGATCGCGCTGAATGTGTTCTGGACACGGCCACAGGATTATTATGACAGCGCGGCCTGGCGCGGGACGTGGGAGTATGACGGCGGCGCGCTGATGAACCAGGCGAGCCATTATGTCGACCTGCTCGACTGGCTCGGCGGCCCGATCGAAAGCCTGCACGCCTATACCGCGACACTCGCGCGCAATATCGAGGTCGAGGACAGCGCCGTGATGAACATCCGCTGGCGTTCGGGCGCGCTCGGGTCGATGAACGTCACCATGCTGACCTATCCCAGGAATCTCGAAGGCTCGATCACGATCCTCGGCGAAAAGGGCAGCGTCAAGGTCGGCGGGGTCGCGCTCAACAAGATCGACCATTGGGAATTCGACACCCCGCACCCCGATGACGACCTCGTCGCGAACGCCTCGTACGACACCGGCTCGGTCTATGGTTTCGGGCATCAGCTTTATTACGACAATGTCATCGGCACGCTGGCGGGCGAATGCGCCCCGACGACCGACGGACGCGAAGGGCTGCGCAGCATGGAGGTGCTGATCGCTTCCTATCTTTCCGCGCGCGACGGCAAGCGCGTCTCGCTGCCGCTGGATTACTGA
- a CDS encoding acyltransferase gives MGVKIHETAIVDPGAEIGDGTAIWHWVHVCGTARIGAGSSLGQNVYVGNHVSIGNNVRIQNGVSVYDAVTLEDDVFCGPAMVFTNVYNPRAAVPRKDEYRETLVRKGATLGANCTIVCGVTIGEYGFVGAGSVITRDVKPYALMVGVPARRIGWMCECGVRLEGSGDVTCTACASNYRITAEDCASR, from the coding sequence ATGGGCGTCAAAATCCATGAAACCGCGATCGTCGATCCCGGCGCCGAGATCGGCGACGGCACCGCGATCTGGCATTGGGTGCATGTCTGCGGCACCGCGCGCATCGGTGCGGGAAGCTCGCTCGGGCAGAATGTCTATGTCGGCAATCATGTCTCGATCGGCAACAATGTCCGCATCCAGAACGGGGTGTCGGTCTATGATGCGGTGACGCTGGAGGACGATGTCTTCTGCGGCCCCGCGATGGTCTTCACCAACGTCTATAACCCGCGCGCCGCGGTGCCGCGCAAGGACGAGTATCGCGAAACGCTGGTGCGCAAGGGTGCGACGCTGGGGGCGAACTGCACGATCGTGTGCGGCGTGACGATCGGCGAATATGGCTTCGTCGGTGCGGGCAGCGTGATCACGCGCGATGTGAAGCCCTATGCGCTGATGGTCGGGGTGCCGGCGCGGCGGATCGGCTGGATGTGCGAATGCGGCGTCCGGCTGGAGGGCAGCGGCGACGTAACCTGCACCGCCTGCGCCAGCAACTACCGGATCACCGCTGAAGACTGCGCGTCGCGATGA
- a CDS encoding DegT/DnrJ/EryC1/StrS family aminotransferase yields MSETIEFNDLKAQYRAVKASVDARIQAVLDHGQYIMGPEVAELEEKLAAYTGAKHCIGVASGTEALLIALMALDVGRGDEVITTSATFVATVEVIALLGATPVFVDIDPATSTIDHQAVKAAIGEKTRAIIPVSLYGQCADMDAINAIAAPHGIAVIEDGAQSFGATYKGRRSGNQSLLGCTSFFPAKPLGCYGDGGAIFTDDDALAQACREIRVHGQSKRFHHTRVGVGGRLDTIQAAVLLAKLEIFDEEIARRHALGARYLAAFAGHNALELPMIGEDRTSVWGYFALKSAERAAILDALKAAGVPSGVHYPEPMHVQPAYRDKCRVSGSMAETDRWAAQVFSLPMHAYLTDDVQDRVIAAVLAGAGSV; encoded by the coding sequence ATGAGCGAGACGATCGAGTTCAACGACCTGAAGGCGCAATATCGTGCGGTGAAGGCGTCGGTCGACGCGCGCATCCAGGCGGTGCTCGACCATGGCCAATATATCATGGGTCCCGAAGTCGCCGAGCTCGAGGAAAAGCTCGCCGCCTATACCGGCGCGAAGCATTGCATCGGGGTCGCGTCGGGGACCGAGGCGCTGCTGATCGCGCTGATGGCGCTCGACGTGGGCCGCGGCGACGAGGTCATCACCACCTCGGCGACCTTCGTCGCGACGGTCGAGGTGATCGCGTTGCTCGGCGCGACCCCCGTGTTCGTCGACATCGACCCCGCCACTTCGACTATCGATCACCAGGCGGTGAAAGCGGCGATCGGCGAGAAGACACGTGCGATCATCCCCGTCTCGCTCTATGGCCAGTGCGCCGACATGGACGCAATCAATGCGATCGCGGCACCGCACGGCATCGCGGTGATCGAGGATGGCGCGCAGAGCTTCGGCGCGACCTACAAGGGGCGGCGCAGCGGCAACCAGTCGCTGCTGGGCTGTACCAGCTTTTTCCCGGCCAAGCCGCTCGGTTGCTATGGCGACGGCGGCGCGATCTTCACCGACGACGACGCGCTGGCGCAGGCGTGCCGCGAAATCCGCGTTCATGGCCAGTCGAAGCGTTTCCACCACACCCGGGTCGGGGTCGGCGGGCGGCTCGACACGATCCAGGCGGCGGTGCTGCTCGCGAAGCTCGAAATCTTCGACGAGGAGATCGCGCGGCGCCATGCGCTCGGGGCACGCTATCTTGCCGCCTTTGCCGGCCATAATGCGCTCGAATTGCCGATGATCGGCGAAGATCGCACCAGTGTCTGGGGCTATTTCGCCCTGAAATCGGCGGAACGCGCCGCGATCCTCGATGCGCTCAAGGCGGCAGGGGTGCCGAGCGGGGTGCATTATCCCGAACCGATGCACGTTCAGCCGGCGTATCGGGACAAATGCCGCGTCAGCGGGAGCATGGCCGAAACCGACCGCTGGGCGGCACAAGTCTTCAGCCTGCCGATGCACGCCTATCTGACCGACGATGTCCAGGATCGCGTCATCGCCGCGGTGCTGGCAGGGGCCGGTTCGGTCTAG